TGCAGCATATTACAGGACAGAAATTCAACATTCATCAGGTTAGACCAGTGATTTTCGTGAGTCAGTTCTAGGACTCTGTATTAAGGTTTTTGCACACGCCAACCCAATCGCTTGAGTTCAGTTGCATAGCTCATTGATTCATGTGGATATTACATGTTGCCAGCTACAGTTTtttagaatggaatagaataaaaGGGAGCATGCGTGTAGTGGTGTCATACACATACCATTTACCCATGAGCAGCTTAGTTGATATAATCAAGACATGAGGTGGAATGGAAACCTGCACCAAGAGACCGTAGGGCTACTTACTTGAGGGCTTTAGATTCTCCCCCAGTACACAGTAAACAcaaagagagggtgtgtgtgttagaggaatACTGGGACTGCTGTGGAATATCAAGTAAACTAAGGAGAGTTGAAGGGCTCCACCTAGAGGTGAGGGGATGCATGAGCAGGTTTAGTCCACATTGCAGGGCTTGCTGCTAGGCTTGTCCTTGACCTGGCTCAGGTGGCTCACAGCGCGATGAAAGGCAGTCTGCACTGCTTTACGGATGCCAGAGGAGCAGCCCTCCATCAGTTTGATCTTGTCCACAGTCTTATTGATACCAAAGGGAACCATCTTGGCTCTAGGAAGCCATTGCCTGTCAAAGACAGTGAAGTATCATTAGGATTATGCTACATCATATTGCCATTGCAACTCAAGAACCTGAGCACTAACTCTATTTGATTAAAAATAAACCGTTGGCCATGTTTGAAGATTATTACAAGTGTCAAACTATAGAAGGGGAGTGTCGTCTCACCAGCTGCGCTTGTTGTCGAAGAAGTGGACGAGGAAGAGTTTCTCTTCGGACCTGTACTGCATCTGCTCGCCGACCCTGAGGACGTccagagggggtagagggagagagaccccGTTGTGGTGACACCCCGCCCTCGGCATCTTGTGGTCTATGATCTGCATGGGGGAGGGGGCAAGAGAAGTGATTGGTTGTAGTGACCTGAAAACAAGAGGATGCAGGGGAATCCTGGTTGTGGTGCAGCAAAGGTTCAAACTGGTGGATAGGAACGTACAttaacacaatcacacactgacgacacacactaccacacacagatGCCATGCTACCTGAGTCACCGAGAAAGCTGTAAGCAATCTGTGTGACTCCTAACACACTcataccacccacaacacactgaAGCTGAGCAGCTAGCTGCAGGGCGTGCACAAACACGAGCTACACCACTTACGATGAGAGGAATGGATGGAAATGGGACATATATAGATGGGCATTGGCCAGTCTGGGACATGCGCTCACTCAAACTCACCAAGGCGGGGTAGGAGGGATATCCACTACATTTTGCCCAAACTAGTTTAAGGGGTTCCAGTACATATGTTGCAGCACTAGCAGGCATCCAAATATTTCCGTTGCCAACTTCTACGGAAGCAGGAATAATGACAAGCAAGTTATGGGGGGTTCACTGCAAACAGACAAGAGACTACTCTAAAAGCCATGCTCACACTGACAGGAGACACACAAAAACGTGAACATACAGTACGTTCACACACAGGGAAGTATTATAGGGCATCAAAACACTGAAATACAGTTTTAGTTGTAATAATTTTGAAATAATGTGAATTGTAGAGGGTAACCATTACTTTGTTTGCGACAGAGTAGAAGATGCCCGAAAACTGCTGAATTATGTATAGGAAGTGGGATTTCTTAGTCTAGACTGGGTGACCAGGAGATCATTGGTGCCTTGGGGCATGTCAGCTCAGGCCACTGGTACAAGATGTTGACAGAATAAGGGTTGTTTAAAAAAGTTTGCCCTGGCCCCAGTGTTAGAACGCAGAGTGCTGGGAGCCTCGGTTGTCCTTTGTCAAACAAGCTCATGTCACTTGTCACACTGTGCTCAGATGCATTCTTACCAAGGAACACACACATGCTGGCACACATATTCTTGTCTAAATCAAAATACATTGGTTCcccagactatctgcactgacacCATCTTGCATTGActatatgcacactcacaagactatatacactgagtgtacaaaataggaacacctgctctttccatgacagactgaccaggtgaaagctatgatcccttattgatgttacttgttaaatccacttaaatcattgtagatgaaggggagacaggttaaagaaggagtttttaagccttgagacatggattgtgtgccattcagagggtgaacgggaaAGCCATTGAACggggaatggtagtaggtgctagatgcactggtttgagtgtcaaaaactgcaacgctgctgggcttttcacgctcaacagtttcccatgtgtatcaagaatggtccaccacctaaaggatatccagccaacttgacaactgtgggaagcattggagtcaacatgggccagcatccctgtggaacgcttttgacaccttgtagaatccatgccccaacgaattgaggctgttccgagggcaaaagagggagcaactcaatattaggaagatgttcctaatgttttatacactcagtgtatatctgctATCAATCTCAGAACTTGCTTAACACTCATTCTATGAATATCAATAAAAACACAATTCGGGACAAAACCAGCCCCTCTACTTAGCCTGGGTACGAGTCAATTTGTGCTAACCTTCCACTCCTTGCCACAAGCAGGTCTGGATTTCAGGCTACCCTCTACTTTTATAAGCTGAGACTTGTGGTCCATGGGAAGCCAATTAATGTAAGAACAGCAGAATTCCGTGATGTCTACTGGGCGATGAGTTATTGAAAGTGGTAGAATTCCAAAGCTAAAAACAAGCCTTTGGGTAGCAGGCAATGACAAGAGGACTTAGCCAGCTTTTCCAGATAGAAATGTTAGACAGATACTAAATACAGATACTACATTTATCATTCATAATATAAGTCCAGTCTTAGCATTTATTTACAGAAAGAACTAGTGTCTCACCTGCTGCAATCTTAGCGGCTTTGGTAAAGTCCCCATTTTCGATACAGGTGATGAGTGCGTTTTTGTCGTCCACTGTGCTCCTACGTGCCATGGATGGCCTCCCTTTTCCATTTTTTGGCACTCTGACCGTGCTACagtaaaaacaaaggaaaaccgAGTAGGCTACTGTGAGCAAATGGCAAATGTGCTAATAGTTGAGTGCAACATTTTGCCTGGTAAGTGATGATAGACTACAGACAGCTGCTAGAGGATCTAGATATTACATTAACATGGCACTGTGATGTAGGCCCACTGCCAATCCTGTACCTGGTGCTACACAGCAGAGTGCTGCCAGCAAAGAGTCTGCAATATTGCCATTGTGCTGAGGTGTTAACAAGCATACCTTGTGCTACACAGCACGCTGCCGCTAGAGGAGATGCTGGACTCAGAGGCACAGCGCCGGCGAGGCTCCAGCGGCCTACTGGGGCTAGCCTCACTCTCTGGTTCAACGACAAAGCCATTAGCTAGTCCTGGAGACAACGAAATGGTCAGAGCCTACACACCCACTTGCCTCTCCATTACAATGACATTTGCAAACCAAAATTATGAATTTTGTACATGAATGAGAAGAAAAAGGTGACATTTGCATATTTACACTGGGCTTTACCTGTGTCAAGGCGCTTGATGGGCGattcctcctcatcttcatcacAGTCTCCACTGGAGCTGTGGGTCCTCTTCCTGGGTAAAAGGAGGGTCTCAAGGCGAGGAATGACAACAGAGAGGAAGGTTTTGGCTCCCAGTGGCGGGGAGCCGGGCAAGTGCTCGGCTGTCCTTGGGGGCTTCTGCAGGCTAGCACTCTTGGACTTGCATAAGAGCACATTGGTCCGCCTGTTGCCCGTGCCAGAGGGCTCTGCGAGCATAGAGGTGGCCACGAAACTGAGGTCACTGACTGGGAACAGCGGGTTACAGATGTGCCCGTTGACGGGTTCCTGGGGTACAGAGGTAGCGGTCTTGACACCGTTGCACTTGGAGGTCTTCTGGCTCTTGTCCACATTGGATTTGATGGGCTTGAGCAAGGGAGGTTCTGAATGACTGTCTGAGTTGAAAAGCGGCGGCGAAGAGTTCAATGGCTCTAGTTTCGGTGGGGGCAAAGACTTGCCTCCTATACAATCAAAACAGAAGCACAGTAGAAAAGGAAAGTGATTTTGACATGTGGAACAAACAATCATTAGCTAATAGCCTACAGTTCATCAAGTAAGATATAGAGAAGGTTTAATTGAAACAATTCATAGCTTTAGGACAGCCTGATATGTACCTTCTTCCTGTGTGCTGTGTCCAGTGGGAGGCAGTGGTTTCTCCTCAGTATCTGCTGGTTTTGGTTCAGAGGAAGAGGCAGCGGGGTGCCTCGTCTTTAGGTATATCTCGCTGCGAACATCTGTGATGGTCTTTTTGAGCAGCTTCAGTCGCTTGCTGCGAGATGGACTGGACTTCATGGCACAGCTCAGGTCCAGCTTCTCCAGCAGCTCTTTAAGTTGCTCCTCCAAAGACATGTGCTGGCGGTTGGCTGGGTTTAGTATCCGGTCCACTGccagacacacaaacaataaCCTGGTTGGCTGAGCTCAAAACATTTCCCAATACTACAGTAACATAAATCATAGGCTGTGTACAAGATAAATGGAGAAGTAAACGTATGTAGACTGTCCTTACCATCGTCCCAGGAGAAAGGGGGAAGAGCCTCCACCTTGGGCGGCTCAGGGAGGTGCATCCCGCTGACAAAGTCAAAGCCAATTCGCTCTGCATACCGACGAGTCTTCCTGAGGATGGCCTCGCCTTGGTCTTGTAGACGCAGACCGGCCTTGTGGAAGAAGGTGTCCTTGGCGTTGTACTTCATGCAGTTGAATATGATCTGATTGAAGTCGGCCTCAAACTCCTCCAGGCTCTTGTAGCCGTGGGCCTCAATGCGCTTCCTCATGGTGGAGAAGTCCATTGGGTTCTTGATGTGGTCCAAGTAGTCAGGCACCTGAGGATAGGGAGATAATAAAAAAACACGATGCTAAGTGAAAGGTACCCAAATAACTAAATAGAACGATATACAATCTCTGTGAGGGTACCATTTGTTTTTAATTTGTGAAAGTAACATTCTATTGGGGGTATGGGGGACCATACCTCTTTAACGCTGACAGGCTGGGCAAAGATCTTGGCCTGGTCCTTCTCCTGAAGCTGGTCCAGGACAGCTCGTAGTAGAATGTTGAAGGGTGTGAGCTGTACCTCTAGAACGGACTGTTGGAGCTTCATCTGAATGGTTACAGGACATAGCACAAAGCTGTAGTATACTAACAGTTACAAGGGGATCCAACAACCACTTCTAAAGCTCTTTTAACAATGCAGATTATCTTTTGAAAGGAAATTAATTTGACCTCATTTTATTGATAGGACTTACAACTACTAGCCATTGATATGCTGTCACAAACATTCTTATTTCACTACTGGGGTTATCAGATTGAAAACCCGAGACCAATTCTCTgtacctcctctctctttatcttctccctcttcctgatCATTTCGAGCAGTAAGCGAGCTCGCTCCAGGTCGTGGCGTAGGCGGTGCCATTCCTTTAGCTGCTCCTTCATCACTCGATTATCCTCCACCCTGCGATCCTGTAACATCAGTGTccataaaggcattttaattaacatcCACAAGACCTTAATCTCAGGTAAGGCGGCAGAAAATTACAAAGagctacagtgccatcagaaagtattcacactcctcgacttttccacattttgttgtgttggagcctgaatttaaaatgtattaaattgagatgtcactggcctacacccaATACCTcaaagtcaaagtggaattgtgttttgtgaaatgtttacaaattcattacaaatctaaagctgaaatgtcttgagtcaataattattcttCCCATTTGTTAAGCCTAAAGTTGCATGggctcactgtgtgcaataatagtgttttacatgatgtttgaatgactgccccatctctgtaccccacactaaggtcccttagtcgagaagtgaatttcagacacagattcaaccacaaagaccaggagggTTTTACAATTCCTcacaaagaatggcacctattggtagatgggtaaaaatatcaaaagcacacattaaatatcccttttgagcatggtgaagttgttaaatgacattttggttggtgtatcaatatacccagtcactacaaagacacaggcgcacttcctaactcagttgccggagaggatggaaactgctcagggatttcaccatggtgactttaaaacagagtttaatggctgtgataggagaaaactgagaatggatcaacaacattgtagttactccacaatactaacctaattgacagagtgaaaagaaggaagcctgtacagaataaatacaaatattctaaaacatgcattgtttgcaacaaggcactaaagtaatacaacaaacattttggcaaagcaattaactttttgtcctgaatacaaagtgttgtattGGTTTTGCCTTAAcacattaccgagtaccactctctatattttcaagcatagtggtggctgcatcatgttatgggtatgtttgtaatcattaaagactggggagtttcagGATAATTTTTTTATggatctaagcacaggcaaatcctagaggaaaacctggttgtccactttccaccagacactgggagatgaaccacctttcagcagaatgataacctaaaacacaaggccaatccACACCAGAGttgttaccaagaagacagtgaatgttcctgagtcgccgagttagttttgacttaaatctgcttaaacatctatggcaagacctgaaaatggttgtcacgCTGTGATCAACCACTTTGACAGCGCtagaagaattttgaaaataataaaatgggcaaatgttgcacaatccaggtgtagaaagctcttagagacgtactcagaaaggtgcttctacaaagtattgcctcCGGAGTGTGAacacttacgtaaattagatgtttcggtatttcattttcaataaatgtgaaaacttttgtaaaaacatgtttcactttgtcattatggggtattgtgtgtagatgggcgaggaaaaaatatacttaatattgaattcaggttgtaacaacaaaatgttgaataagtaaaggggtatgaacacttgtTGATGCACTGCACCTTCAATGGACATCGACTGTCAtccatttttttgtatttgaCTCCACTGACCAACAAACTAGGCAAATTTCTATTAAAtgtcagtttttttgttgttgtccataTTGAAATGGATAAATGGCCCATATCTCTAGCATCCAAAAACCTACTTTTGAGAAAAAGGCCTAGACACAGGAAACTGTCTTTATCTCAATTCAAGTATTAGTCTGCTTTATTTTGATTTCCAAGCACTGGAGAACGGTTTAAAAACAACGTCATGTTTAAAGCAGACACAATTGTCTATCACAAGGATTCGGATACcatgaaaactactaaacaattACACTGACCACTAGACTGACCGGCTGCTCTGGTTTGGGGGGTTGAGGGTTGGCCTGTAGCCGCCTGATAAGTGGCACGCCGTTCCTCGACTGTCTCTTCAGCATCCAGTAGCTCAGGACCCGCTCCACAAACGCCTTCTTCTTCTGGACAGACACTTGATTGAGAATCGTGTCGAAACTGAGAGGGGAGAATATGTTAGCATTGGTCAGACACAGGATTATTCTGTTTAATGTACATTTCACACATTCATTGGGAGGTTTGTTATTCAGGAAAATATTTAGTTATTGGTAGACAaaagaagtaaaaaataatatgcCAACCTGCTGGGGGTTATACTAGGCCCAGGCACAGCTGGAGCCTCTTCCTCAGGCACCACCACTATTCTCTTGCTCTTCTTCTGCCACCCTTTTAACCTCGTCATCCCTCTTTTGTCACCCCTCTTGTGACAGACACCGTTTTTAGCATGGCCTTCCTTGTAGATAGCCAGGGGTCTCCGGGTGCACCCTTTAGGAGTGTGAGCACAGCAGAAGGCTGTTTTCTTCACAGAGAAAGTGGGCGACCCCGTCTCTGTGACTTCCTTGACAGGCTCCATTTTCATGTAGAGGCCGGCCGTTTGGGCACAGCTGACATGGAAGGCTGTGTAACAGTTAACCTTGTGACACTGGATGCAGGCCCCGGCGCCCTTCTCCTTGCAGAGGTAGCAGGTGAGTTTCCAACGGGCGGGCGGAATATTGCTGACACCGTCGATGGGCTCGATAAAGACTGTGTCGGAGAAGCCCACTTCTGGCACCCACAGGGCACACACCACGTGGCCCCAGCGGTCATCATCAGTCTTCTTCAGGGCACCGCCTTTGTTGGGGCAAAAGACACACTCAGCGGGCCGTGAGGGGCACTGGAGGCAGTGGCGACACAGCCACTGGCCCTCAGGGATGTAGGGAACACCGTAGCACTCCTGGTGCACAGCAATGTTGCATGAGTCACAGAAGAGGATGACGTTGCTGTCCTGTCCGTCTCCATCCATGCAGATGCAGCACACAGCGTCCTCATCGATGAGGGTCTGCGGGTCGCTCTGACCCTGGCTGGCAAAGAAGGACTCCTTCTCAAAGCGGTCCATAAGGAACTCAAAGAGGTTCTGGGACACCTGACTGACGCCCTCACTTTTCCTCTTCTCATTGAGAAGATCCAGCCAAGCGTAGTCCTCCTCATCCATGTCGTACTCCACTTCCTCATCCAGCTCTTCGGCAGTCTTCTCAGAATACTTATAATATATGGAGGGCCGCCGAGGCACCGCGGGAAGGTTGTACTCCACTGCGCGGAACTTGGGTTCCAGGAGGGCGCTCCCTTGCAGGGCAGCCCCATGCGTGGTGGTGAGGGCGGCGCTCTTCTTCTGCTGGTTGTTTTTGAGCCTCACCGAGCGGACCAGCACTTGCTGGGGCTTCTCGTTGTTCTCCTTGTTGCTGTTGCACTCCATGATCTCTTGGGCCGTGGGGTCATCGTCGGCGATGACATCCAGCTTGTCATAAATGCTGATCCTGTGCACGCGGCCATCTATCTCTAGGTCCACCATGCGCTGGGCCTGGGCATATGTCAGGGTCTCCTTGTTCGGTGAAGGTTTGATGGGAGAGGGGGGCCTCTGGGGCGTGGACATGCGATTATAATGCCGTACTTTTTTCTTCATCATGAAGACCTAAAAAAATGCTAAGAAAACCCACTGATTGAGATTTTACTTAGGCCAATAACAACCAAGATTGTAATATATCAATAGTCACAATTTCCCTTTCTTGGTTTCAGTTGTCTATTATTCTTTTGAGTGGACATAACAGAAGGCTTTTCATTGACATGACGAATATCATGGCATGGATGAATACAATGTGTCATCACTTTTACTTCCTTATGGTGTGCAGATGGGAAATAAATGTAAGTAGGTGTATGTAATAAATGCAATTTCTCCACAACCTggttaggcctatattattacaGTACTTGTGCCAATTTACTTGCTAGTAACCTAGGATAAGCCTAAATGAACTTTTATATTCACCCAAAGTCCCAAACTAGCCTACTTGAAGTGTGGAGAGGCATACCTTTCTTGTTGTTCTGTGAAACCAGAAACTAAATATTTGTAACTACTCTAAATTATTTGGAAGGTAACCGGTGTAAAATATGAGTGTTGCTAACTGTTTGTTGCATAATAATTGAACAGATACTATTAATTTCGCTGTTGAGCATTCATTCAAAATACATGCTAACTAGAGGAGTAGCTAAATAGACAGTTTGCCTGAGCTGTCATCTCTTTTTCGAAGAGACACAGTCATTGAAATATTTGGCAGACTCTGGGCATGTACACACTACACAATGAAAGCCAAACACAGCAGCTGATTTATGACTCCAAAATGTACCAGGTGACTGTTCTTTGGAAATTCCACTGACAACAAATATAGGTATCCTCAACTAACAGAACACATTGTAACGAAGAGGGTGAGACGGGAGAAACAAATGGGAAGTCCCTTGCGCGCAACATCTTATTAAGTTGACATAATTGCTAAGCAACCatttagctagcctagctaacgttagtcaactGTCAGCGAAAAAAAATAGCTAACCAATTAGTTATCCTGGCAATGTTAAATTGTGCTACTTAAACACAACTATCTAGATAGCTATCGTTGTGGTAGAGTTGCCTTGATAGCTATATTAGGCTAGCTGGCTAACTGCTAGCGTAAAGCCAATTTATTGTGGCCACCTAACGTAGTAGTTAacttagtagctagctagtaagtgCATAACCTACATAGCTTTAAAATTAACGTTAGTTGAAGGTTGAGCCAGGCATAAATAATATGTATATTGAACTAGGAGAGGAAGATCCCGTAAAAGTAGCGCCAGCGGCCTCAAGtcaagagctagctagctagctaacgttcacaATAAACTAAGGAAGGAAATATGGCGTCCGACTAAACAAGAATCCGAGTCGATTCGGTAACGTTTAAGTTATCATTTTCATCACTAGAATGTATAATCTATTTGTATAAATGCATTTAGGTTGTTCTGAAAAGCATACATATGTGCATAGACAGCAAATTTGGCTATAGCCATCTAACGTTACCTTTGTATTTTCAGTAATTCCGCTTTTGAAAACAGCAGCGCTTGCAAGCAATGGCGATGTGGcctgcagagcagcagcagtaaaTCCACACACAATCCTCTCATCCAACGGGCACCGCTCGAGCAGCTTTGAATTATAAATTTAAACGACGACGGTCTAAATTCCAAATTCGATTCTATTACAAACATAAATATTTCTGAAGAGCCACCAAATACTAATGTCCTTTTGCGACTTGCTAACGATCAGTAGCTAGCTGGTTTCTTTTCGCCAACAACAATGCGGTTGTGCGGCTCCCCAGTTACGGCATGACGTAATTACGTCCCAGCGAAAATTAGGAAATTGTGTGGGTGAAGAAAATGCAAACATCAAGGAGGTGGGGGAGTCTTAGCTAGAAGGGATCAAGTGTTTGTCAAATGAACGTCAGATTTGACGTTTCGTAGCACAAAGTTTCTCACAAAGGCCTAGGGTGGCTGGTTGCCTAACTAGAAATAGAGAAGCAGGCATTCAGCAATTGCATGTAGCACCTGGAGGGCTGTTGGTTCGAATCGCAAATACGATGGGACAATCTGGTGGTGGTAGGGTTGTTAATGTTTGAATATAGCTTGGATTGAGATTTCCTATCGTGAATGTCGTTTTCTCTACCCCTAGTTGAGACAACATCCCCaggacataaaaaaaatataatttcctgcaattccacattTTACATTGCTTAGTGCCATGACcagggtgaaataaaaaatgtttagtATTCAGGATTCTTTTCCAATTGAATTTGAAATTACTTGGTTTGAAGTTACTTTGAGATTATTTGGGCATGAAATTGAGAGGATGCTAAATGGGGGACACTGAATTACATAGTTTTTTGGTTAGAAAATGCTCATATTAACAGTTGGTGGAAGTGGTCGTTTCGGCATATTGTTTTGTAGTTGTACAGTGTAATTTTATAAGCAACTTAAATTGAATGATAtttcaaagaaattccacaaattaacttttgagaaggcacacctgttaaatgaaatgcattccaggagactacctcatgaagctggttgagagaatgccaagagtgtgcaaagctgtcatcaaggcaaagggtgggtatttgaagaatctcaaatataaaatatattttgattcgcttaatacttttttggttactacatgattccatatgtgttatttcatagttaaatgtcttcactattattctacaatgtggaaaatagtaaaaattaagaaaaaacgtTGAATTAGAAGGTGTTCtacaacttttgaacggtagtatatataaaTCTCACACCCCCATACAAAAAACATTAGTTTTTTGTTCAATGCATTTGTTGCtttgaaatgtatatatatttttatataaaaaccaTATAAAAACCATTCATAAATCTCACAAGTAGGGATGATTTATTCTCTAATTGCATTCAGTGTCTTATCAATACTTTGTTGTTTCTTGTAACTACTGTAGATTATATTTGCCATCTCATTTTGAGATTAGGTTGAGATGGCATAGACAACTATTGTAGGTTTATAATTTGTGATGTAAAAGTTTTGAAAAATTATGACTTATGTTACTGTGCTTACAATGCTTTCTAGTCTTTTACAGCATATGACTAAATTATTCATTTTTTGCAGATCGAAATTTACCCAGGTTCGAACTTTACAGTCCTAAAGAACGTCAGGAAGGCGG
This portion of the Salvelinus sp. IW2-2015 linkage group LG4q.1:29, ASM291031v2, whole genome shotgun sequence genome encodes:
- the LOC111962167 gene encoding bromodomain-containing protein 1 isoform X2, with translation MMKKKVRHYNRMSTPQRPPSPIKPSPNKETLTYAQAQRMVDLEIDGRVHRISIYDKLDVIADDDPTAQEIMECNSNKENNEKPQQVLVRSVRLKNNQQKKSAALTTTHGAALQGSALLEPKFRAVEYNLPAVPRRPSIYYKYSEKTAEELDEEVEYDMDEEDYAWLDLLNEKRKSEGVSQVSQNLFEFLMDRFEKESFFASQGQSDPQTLIDEDAVCCICMDGDGQDSNVILFCDSCNIAVHQECYGVPYIPEGQWLCRHCLQCPSRPAECVFCPNKGGALKKTDDDRWGHVVCALWVPEVGFSDTVFIEPIDGVSNIPPARWKLTCYLCKEKGAGACIQCHKVNCYTAFHVSCAQTAGLYMKMEPVKEVTETGSPTFSVKKTAFCCAHTPKGCTRRPLAIYKEGHAKNGVCHKRGDKRGMTRLKGWQKKSKRIVVVPEEEAPAVPGPSITPSSFDTILNQVSVQKKKAFVERVLSYWMLKRQSRNGVPLIRRLQANPQPPKPEQPDRRVEDNRVMKEQLKEWHRLRHDLERARLLLEMIRKREKIKREEMKLQQSVLEVQLTPFNILLRAVLDQLQEKDQAKIFAQPVSVKEVPDYLDHIKNPMDFSTMRKRIEAHGYKSLEEFEADFNQIIFNCMKYNAKDTFFHKAGLRLQDQGEAILRKTRRYAERIGFDFVSGMHLPEPPKVEALPPFSWDDVDRILNPANRQHMSLEEQLKELLEKLDLSCAMKSSPSRSKRLKLLKKTITDVRSEIYLKTRHPAASSSEPKPADTEEKPLPPTGHSTQEEGGKSLPPPKLEPLNSSPPLFNSDSHSEPPLLKPIKSNVDKSQKTSKCNGVKTATSVPQEPVNGHICNPLFPVSDLSFVATSMLAEPSGTGNRRTNVLLCKSKSASLQKPPRTAEHLPGSPPLGAKTFLSVVIPRLETLLLPRKRTHSSSGDCDEDEEESPIKRLDTGLANGFVVEPESEASPSRPLEPRRRCASESSISSSGSVLCSTSTVRVPKNGKGRPSMARRSTVDDKNALITCIENGDFTKAAKIAAEVGNGNIWMPASAATYVLEPLKLVWAKCSGYPSYPALIIDHKMPRAGCHHNGVSLPLPPLDVLRVGEQMQYRSEEKLFLVHFFDNKRSWQWLPRAKMVPFGINKTVDKIKLMEGCSSGIRKAVQTAFHRAVSHLSQVKDKPSSKPCNVD
- the LOC111962167 gene encoding bromodomain-containing protein 1 isoform X1, translating into MMKKKVRHYNRMSTPQRPPSPIKPSPNKETLTYAQAQRMVDLEIDGRVHRISIYDKLDVIADDDPTAQEIMECNSNKENNEKPQQVLVRSVRLKNNQQKKSAALTTTHGAALQGSALLEPKFRAVEYNLPAVPRRPSIYYKYSEKTAEELDEEVEYDMDEEDYAWLDLLNEKRKSEGVSQVSQNLFEFLMDRFEKESFFASQGQSDPQTLIDEDAVCCICMDGDGQDSNVILFCDSCNIAVHQECYGVPYIPEGQWLCRHCLQCPSRPAECVFCPNKGGALKKTDDDRWGHVVCALWVPEVGFSDTVFIEPIDGVSNIPPARWKLTCYLCKEKGAGACIQCHKVNCYTAFHVSCAQTAGLYMKMEPVKEVTETGSPTFSVKKTAFCCAHTPKGCTRRPLAIYKEGHAKNGVCHKRGDKRGMTRLKGWQKKSKRIVVVPEEEAPAVPGPSITPSSFDTILNQVSVQKKKAFVERVLSYWMLKRQSRNGVPLIRRLQANPQPPKPEQPVSLVDRRVEDNRVMKEQLKEWHRLRHDLERARLLLEMIRKREKIKREEMKLQQSVLEVQLTPFNILLRAVLDQLQEKDQAKIFAQPVSVKEVPDYLDHIKNPMDFSTMRKRIEAHGYKSLEEFEADFNQIIFNCMKYNAKDTFFHKAGLRLQDQGEAILRKTRRYAERIGFDFVSGMHLPEPPKVEALPPFSWDDVDRILNPANRQHMSLEEQLKELLEKLDLSCAMKSSPSRSKRLKLLKKTITDVRSEIYLKTRHPAASSSEPKPADTEEKPLPPTGHSTQEEGGKSLPPPKLEPLNSSPPLFNSDSHSEPPLLKPIKSNVDKSQKTSKCNGVKTATSVPQEPVNGHICNPLFPVSDLSFVATSMLAEPSGTGNRRTNVLLCKSKSASLQKPPRTAEHLPGSPPLGAKTFLSVVIPRLETLLLPRKRTHSSSGDCDEDEEESPIKRLDTGLANGFVVEPESEASPSRPLEPRRRCASESSISSSGSVLCSTSTVRVPKNGKGRPSMARRSTVDDKNALITCIENGDFTKAAKIAAEVGNGNIWMPASAATYVLEPLKLVWAKCSGYPSYPALIIDHKMPRAGCHHNGVSLPLPPLDVLRVGEQMQYRSEEKLFLVHFFDNKRSWQWLPRAKMVPFGINKTVDKIKLMEGCSSGIRKAVQTAFHRAVSHLSQVKDKPSSKPCNVD
- the LOC111962167 gene encoding bromodomain-containing protein 1 isoform X3, producing MMKKKVRHYNRMSTPQRPPSPIKPSPNKETLTYAQAQRMVDLEIDGRVHRISIYDKLDVIADDDPTAQEIMECNSNKENNEKPQQVLVRSVRLKNNQQKKSAALTTTHGAALQGSALLEPKFRAVEYNLPAVPRRPSIYYKYSEKTAEELDEEVEYDMDEEDYAWLDLLNEKRKSEGVSQVSQNLFEFLMDRFEKESFFASQGQSDPQTLIDEDAVCCICMDGDGQDSNVILFCDSCNIAVHQECYGVPYIPEGQWLCRHCLQCPSRPAECVFCPNKGGALKKTDDDRWGHVVCALWVPEVGFSDTVFIEPIDGVSNIPPARWKLTCYLCKEKGAGACIQCHKVNCYTAFHVSCAQTAGLYMKMEPVKEVTETGSPTFSVKKTAFCCAHTPKGCTRRPLAIYKEGHAKNGVCHKRGDKRGMTRLKGWQKKSKRIVVVPEEEAPAVPGPSITPSSFDTILNQVSVQKKKAFVERVLSYWMLKRQSRNGVPLIRRLQANPQPPKPEQPVSLVDRRVEDNRVMKEQLKEWHRLRHDLERARLLLEMIRKREKIKREEMKLQQSVLEVQLTPFNILLRAVLDQLQEKDQAKIFAQPVSVKEVPDYLDHIKNPMDFSTMRKRIEAHGYKSLEEFEADFNQIIFNCMKYNAKDTFFHKAGLRLQDQGEAILRKTRRYAERIGFDFVSGMHLPEPPKVEALPPFSWDDVDRILNPANRQHMSLEEQLKELLEKLDLSCAMKSSPSRSKRLKLLKKTITDVRSEIYLKTRHPAASSSEPKPADTEEKPLPPTGHSTQEEGGKSLPPPKLEPLNSSPPLFNSDSHSEPPLLKPIKSNVDKSQKTSKCNGVKTATSVPQEPVNGHICNPLFPVSDLSFVATSMLAEPSGTGNRRTNVLLCKSKSASLQKPPRTAEHLPGSPPLGAKTFLSVVIPRLETLLLPRKRTHSSSGDCDEDEEESPIKRLDTGLANGFVVEPESEASPSRPLEPRRRCASESSISSSGSVLCSTSTVRVPKNGKGRPSMARRSTVDDKNALITCIENGDFTKAAKIAADHRPQDAEGGVSPQRGLSPSTPSGRPQGRRADAVQVRRETLPRPLLRQQAQLAMAS